From a region of the Cololabis saira isolate AMF1-May2022 chromosome 8, fColSai1.1, whole genome shotgun sequence genome:
- the LOC133448680 gene encoding MAP kinase-activated protein kinase 2-like isoform X1: protein MHDNEWEQSPESACGAALSGLADDPPPAYCSLEFSRHAVTEDYKITTQVLGLGINGKVLECYCKKTGEKCALKILYDTPKARREVELHWRASGGPHIVRILSLYENMHQGKKCLLIVMECMEGGELFSRIQARGDQAFTEREVSEIMHDIGTAIEYLHHMDIAHRDVKPENLLYTTKESNATLKLTDFGFAKETTLHNSLQTPCYTPYYVAPEVLGPEKYDKSCDMWSLGVIMYILLCGFPPFYSNTGQAISPGMKRRIRLGQYEFPNPEWADVSEKAKQLIVQLLKTDPSERMTIGQFMNHPWISQSMVVPPTPLHTSWVLTEDKELWDDVKEEMTSALATMRLDYDQVKIKDLDISNNPLLNKRRRRPVAGGSDGAEEAGRGDGHGGVESNSLRGVTFTEQK, encoded by the exons ATGCATGATAACGAGTGGGAGCAGAGCCCGGAGTCAGCCTGTGGAGCGGCGCTCAGCGGCCTCGCCGACGACCCGCCACCTGCATACTGTTCCCTGGAGTTCAGCAGACACGCAGTCACGGAGGACTACAAGATAACCACCCAAGTTCTTGGTCTGGGAATCAATGGCAAAGTGCTGGAGTGTTACTGTAAGAAAACAGGGGAGAAATGTGCCCTCAAg ATTCTCTATGACACTCCTAAAGCCCGACGGGAGGTTGAGCTGCACTGGCGAGCGTCTGGAGGCCCCCACATTGTGCGAATACTCAGCCTGTATGAGAACATGCACCAGGGGAAGAAATGTCTGCTCATTGTCATGGAATG TATGGAGGGAGGGGAGCTGTTCAGTCGCATTCAGGCCAGAGGGGACCAGGCCTTCACAGAGAGAG AGGTGTCAGAGATCATGCATGACATTGGCACAGCCATAGAATACCTCCACCACATGGATATTGCCCACAGAGATGTTAAG CCTGAAAacctgctctataccaccaagGAGAGTAACGCTACCCTGAAACTGACAGATTTTGGCTTTGCTAAGGAGACGACACTGCACAACTCCCTACAAACCCCCTGTTACACTCCATATTATGTCG CACCAGAAGTGCTTGGACCAGAGAAATATGACAAGTCATGTGACATGTGGTCTCTGGGGGTAATCATGTACATTTT ATTGTGCGGGTTTCCTCCATTCTACTCAAACACAGGGCAGGCCATCTCTCCAGGCATGAAACGGAGGATCAGGTTGGGCCAGTATGAGTTTCCAAACCCAGAGTGGGCTGATGTTTCAGAGAAAG CCAAACAGCTCATCGTTCAGTTACTGAAGACAGACCCCAGTGAGAGGATGACAATTGGGCAATTCATGAATCATCCTTGGATTAGT CAGTCAATGGTGGTCCCTCCAACGCCTCTGCACACTTCTTGGGTTTTGACAGAGGACAAGGAGCTCTGGGACGACGTAAAA GAGGAAATGACCAGCGCCCTGGCCACCATGCGCTTAGACTATGACCAGGTAAAGATCAAAGACCTGGACATATCTAACAACCCTCTGTTGAACAAGAGACGCAGGAGGCCGGTGGCCGGAGGATCTGATGGAGCAGAGGAAGCCGGCAGAGGGGACGGTCACGGAGGAGTAGAGTCTAACAGTCTCAGAGGGGTTACATTCACTGAACAAAAGTAG
- the LOC133448680 gene encoding MAP kinase-activated protein kinase 2-like isoform X2, translating into MHDNEWEQSPESACGAALSGLADDPPPAYCSLEFSRHAVTEDYKITTQVLGLGINGKVLECYCKKTGEKCALKILYDTPKARREVELHWRASGGPHIVRILSLYENMHQGKKCLLIVMECMEGGELFSRIQARGDQAFTEREVSEIMHDIGTAIEYLHHMDIAHRDVKPENLLYTTKESNATLKLTDFGFAKETTLHNSLQTPCYTPYYVAPEVLGPEKYDKSCDMWSLGVIMYILLCGFPPFYSNTGQAISPGMKRRIRLGQYEFPNPEWADVSEKAKQLIVQLLKTDPSERMTIGQFMNHPWISSMVVPPTPLHTSWVLTEDKELWDDVKEEMTSALATMRLDYDQVKIKDLDISNNPLLNKRRRRPVAGGSDGAEEAGRGDGHGGVESNSLRGVTFTEQK; encoded by the exons ATGCATGATAACGAGTGGGAGCAGAGCCCGGAGTCAGCCTGTGGAGCGGCGCTCAGCGGCCTCGCCGACGACCCGCCACCTGCATACTGTTCCCTGGAGTTCAGCAGACACGCAGTCACGGAGGACTACAAGATAACCACCCAAGTTCTTGGTCTGGGAATCAATGGCAAAGTGCTGGAGTGTTACTGTAAGAAAACAGGGGAGAAATGTGCCCTCAAg ATTCTCTATGACACTCCTAAAGCCCGACGGGAGGTTGAGCTGCACTGGCGAGCGTCTGGAGGCCCCCACATTGTGCGAATACTCAGCCTGTATGAGAACATGCACCAGGGGAAGAAATGTCTGCTCATTGTCATGGAATG TATGGAGGGAGGGGAGCTGTTCAGTCGCATTCAGGCCAGAGGGGACCAGGCCTTCACAGAGAGAG AGGTGTCAGAGATCATGCATGACATTGGCACAGCCATAGAATACCTCCACCACATGGATATTGCCCACAGAGATGTTAAG CCTGAAAacctgctctataccaccaagGAGAGTAACGCTACCCTGAAACTGACAGATTTTGGCTTTGCTAAGGAGACGACACTGCACAACTCCCTACAAACCCCCTGTTACACTCCATATTATGTCG CACCAGAAGTGCTTGGACCAGAGAAATATGACAAGTCATGTGACATGTGGTCTCTGGGGGTAATCATGTACATTTT ATTGTGCGGGTTTCCTCCATTCTACTCAAACACAGGGCAGGCCATCTCTCCAGGCATGAAACGGAGGATCAGGTTGGGCCAGTATGAGTTTCCAAACCCAGAGTGGGCTGATGTTTCAGAGAAAG CCAAACAGCTCATCGTTCAGTTACTGAAGACAGACCCCAGTGAGAGGATGACAATTGGGCAATTCATGAATCATCCTTGGATTAGT TCAATGGTGGTCCCTCCAACGCCTCTGCACACTTCTTGGGTTTTGACAGAGGACAAGGAGCTCTGGGACGACGTAAAA GAGGAAATGACCAGCGCCCTGGCCACCATGCGCTTAGACTATGACCAGGTAAAGATCAAAGACCTGGACATATCTAACAACCCTCTGTTGAACAAGAGACGCAGGAGGCCGGTGGCCGGAGGATCTGATGGAGCAGAGGAAGCCGGCAGAGGGGACGGTCACGGAGGAGTAGAGTCTAACAGTCTCAGAGGGGTTACATTCACTGAACAAAAGTAG